Proteins from a single region of Cystobacter fuscus DSM 2262:
- a CDS encoding ABC transporter permease, whose protein sequence is MNSSRKLPGLLWPCAVGAVLLVLWHAAVKLTGTKVLPTPFEVLLGVRELALRGHLVPYVRDSLVRVLSGYALAVFLGLPAGLVMGLHPLTARVAGPVLQVLRPISPLAWSPVAILLFGVANTATVFLVFLSSLFPIVTYTMEAVQRVPGIYLRVGDNFGLGRWALLRRVILPACLPYALTGLRLALGVAWLVVVAAEMMGVDSGLGYLIIDARNAGKRYDLVVAGMLLIGVIGLGLDGLMRRIERAGAVRWAFHRES, encoded by the coding sequence ATGAACAGCTCGCGCAAGCTTCCAGGCCTCCTGTGGCCCTGTGCCGTGGGAGCGGTGCTGCTGGTGCTCTGGCACGCCGCCGTGAAGCTCACGGGGACGAAGGTGCTGCCCACTCCGTTCGAGGTGCTCCTGGGCGTGCGGGAGCTCGCTCTTCGCGGCCACCTGGTGCCCTACGTCCGGGACTCGCTCGTGCGCGTGCTGTCGGGCTATGCGCTCGCGGTGTTCCTGGGCCTGCCGGCGGGGTTGGTGATGGGCCTGCACCCGCTCACCGCCCGTGTGGCCGGGCCGGTCCTCCAGGTGCTGCGCCCCATCAGCCCGCTGGCCTGGAGTCCCGTGGCCATCCTCCTCTTCGGCGTGGCGAACACCGCGACCGTCTTCCTCGTCTTCCTGTCGTCCTTGTTTCCCATCGTGACGTACACGATGGAGGCCGTGCAGCGCGTCCCCGGCATCTACCTCCGGGTGGGGGACAACTTCGGCCTGGGCCGCTGGGCCCTGCTCCGCCGCGTCATCCTCCCCGCGTGCCTTCCCTACGCGCTCACCGGGCTGCGCCTCGCGCTGGGCGTGGCCTGGCTGGTGGTCGTCGCCGCGGAGATGATGGGGGTCGACTCGGGCCTGGGCTACCTCATCATCGACGCGCGCAACGCCGGCAAGCGCTATGATCTCGTCGTCGCCGGGATGCTGCTCATCGGCGTCATCGGTCTCGGCCTCGACGGACTCATGCGCCGCATCGAACGGGCCGGCGCCGTGCGCTGGGCCTTTCATCGGGAGAGCTGA
- a CDS encoding ABC transporter substrate-binding protein, with translation MTDYIARRSLDQYVFLPRLFQGFPEIKEALISNRVQAGFLVAPLAVALRSQGVPIKIVFLGHRYGSAAVVKKGGPVKTVADLKGKTVAIPSRFSDERLLLLRALEQHGVRAADVRIVEMPPADVAAALASNAIDGFVMGEPFPSQAEMGGYGHVLFHAREYWPDYLSCVLVVREDVIQRRPEAVQVLVDGIARSGLWLDSGQSEREYAAEFVGRYYYNQPPSLLKWALTRPLDRVRFNPLIPRRDDFELVTRLMLENKLIDKPIAFEEYVDSRFAEGAAYETAWDYPVGAGRLDPEKADD, from the coding sequence GTGACCGACTACATCGCCCGTCGCTCACTCGATCAGTATGTGTTCCTCCCCCGGCTGTTCCAGGGGTTCCCGGAGATCAAGGAGGCATTGATCTCCAATCGAGTGCAGGCGGGCTTCCTGGTCGCTCCCCTGGCCGTGGCCCTGCGGTCGCAGGGCGTTCCCATCAAGATCGTCTTCCTGGGTCACCGCTATGGCAGCGCGGCGGTGGTCAAGAAGGGGGGCCCCGTGAAGACGGTGGCCGACCTGAAGGGGAAGACCGTGGCCATTCCCAGCCGCTTCTCGGACGAGCGGCTGCTCTTGCTGCGCGCCCTCGAGCAGCACGGGGTGCGCGCGGCGGACGTGCGCATCGTGGAGATGCCGCCCGCCGACGTGGCGGCGGCCCTGGCGTCCAATGCCATCGACGGGTTCGTCATGGGCGAGCCCTTTCCGTCGCAGGCGGAGATGGGGGGCTACGGCCACGTGCTCTTTCACGCGCGCGAGTACTGGCCGGACTACCTGTCCTGTGTGCTGGTCGTGCGGGAGGACGTCATCCAGCGGCGCCCCGAGGCGGTCCAGGTGCTGGTGGATGGCATCGCCCGCTCGGGACTGTGGTTGGACTCGGGCCAGAGCGAGCGCGAGTACGCCGCCGAGTTCGTCGGGCGCTACTATTACAACCAGCCGCCCTCGCTCCTGAAGTGGGCGCTGACGAGGCCATTGGACCGCGTGCGGTTCAACCCGCTGATTCCCCGAAGGGATGACTTCGAGCTCGTCACCCGGCTGATGCTCGAGAACAAGTTGATCGACAAGCCCATCGCCTTCGAGGAGTACGTGGACTCGCGCTTCGCGGAAGGCGCCGCCTACGAGACGGCGTGGGACTATCCCGTGGGGGCCGGGCGGTTGGATCCGGAGAAGGCGGACGACTGA